In Glandiceps talaboti chromosome 14, keGlaTala1.1, whole genome shotgun sequence, a single genomic region encodes these proteins:
- the LOC144445231 gene encoding E3 ubiquitin-protein ligase TRIM71-like translates to MAAEATKFLQKIDANFLNCGICFGRYQNAKSLSCGHSFCQKCLSTLADKSSALMCPLCRHEQIIPTGGVADLPNNFFLNELVRQFSERDENLTESQKCGGCAEGENTVRCIDCAMFLCDSCARPHQKFPLTRGHRLMSLADYNKTKSTDPALVQPPMYCDKHPTQPLKFYCDTCEVPICLECTALDHKITEHNYRYLKDAATEYTKELVQMVDKLKMKEKEGKTNKQRVQCVSQSLDSRVGVEEKKLDDHMEKTIMEITRMIRENGKQLKKQLKEEYGSRQQKLQAQYKELDIAENYLSNVVEFAEEVMHDGNAAKMMSAKTGMTSQMKELMTIEVKGEPVEDDDIKFKKSEDFFDDKSLGDILTGADIKYKLADIPKVTRIGADVKTTLTRQDKSDRKQTRSAKKGDIKAEMKTPDYKIKDVKVTDNNNDIFSVTYTGTMTGCHELSVKVRNKPVEGSPAMIRVIPQKGLVRKIGQPGKGRGQLGNWLYGIAVIKNSYVVMCDMSNNRLQLFDIITGKDTQIIECKNLDQPCKLNFVAISSSGQIFFTDVGNKQVDVCDENGKWIRCFGKGDCENPIGIAISPLNGRVYVADFYGDCIRIYQQDGTYIMSFGSKGDGDGQFNHPYGVNVSKNGNVIVADHYNNRIQVFDSNGKFLHKFGRMGNNDGQLNIPCGVTTDRDRNIYVSNLGNGKVQKFDCHGNFICRIDSDGDGLKSVTGVCVTDDELCQVIVVDYDNQCIRVYSQ, encoded by the coding sequence ATGGCAGCAGAGGCGACGAAATTCTTACAGAAAATAGACGCCAACTTCTTGAATTGTGGAATATGTTTTGGACGTTACCAAAATGCTAAAAGTTTGTCCTGTGGTCACAGCTTTTGCCAGAAATGCCTGTCGACGCTAGCTGACAAGAGTTCAGCCCTAATGTGTCCTTTGTGCCGCCATGAACAGATAATACCAACAGGGGGAGTGGCAGATCTACCTAACAACTTCTTCCTCAACGAGTTAGTAAGACAGTTCAGTGAACGAGATGAAAACCTGACAGAATCGCAGAAATGTGGAGGATGCGCAGAGGGCGAGAACACGGTAAGATGTATCGACTGTGCAATGTTTCTCTGCGATAGTTGTGCAAGACCTCATCAGAAGTTTCCACTAACCCGTGGTCACCGACTTATGTCGCTTGCTGACTACAACAAAACAAAGTCAACTGACCCAGCTTTGGTACAGCCACCGATGTACTGCGACAAACATCCAACCCAACCGTTGAAGTTTTACTGTGATACGTGCGAAGTCCCCATCTGTCTCGAATGCACAGCTCTCGATCATAAAATAACTGAGCACAATTATAGATATCTGAAAGATGCAGCAACTGAGTACACTAAGGAGTTGGTGCAAATGGTGgacaaattgaaaatgaaagaaaaggaGGGAAAGACCAACAAACAACGTGTTCAATGTGTGTCACAGTCTTTAGATAGCCGTGTTGGCGTTGAAGAAAAGAAACTCGACGACCACATGGAAAAGACAATCATGGAAATCACTCGTATGATACGAGAAAATGGAAAACAGCTGAAGAAACAGCTGAAAGAAGAATATGGAAGTAGACAACAAAAACTGCAAGCACAGTATAAAGAACTTGACATTGCTGAAAACTACCTTAGCAACGTAGTGGAGTTTGCAGAGGAAGTGATGCATGATGGGAATGCTGCCAAGATGATGTCAGCTAAGACAGGGATGACGTCACAAATGAAAGAACTGATGACAATCGAGGTGAAAGGTGAACCAGTTGAGGATGACGACATCAAGTTCAAAAAGTCGGAAGACTTCTTTGACGACAAATCTTTAGGAGATATTTTAACAGGTGCTGATATCAAGTACAAACTTGCTGATATTCCTAAAGTTACAAGAATCGGTGCGGATGTCAAGACAACTTTGACAAGACAAGATAAGTCTGACAGGAAGCAGACGCGAAGTGCAAAGAAAGGAGACATCAAAGCAGAGATGAAGACACCTGACTATAAGATAAAGGATGTGAAAGTTACAGACAATAACAATGACATATTCTCAGTGACATACACTGGTACTATGACAGGATGTCATGAACTATCAGTCAAAGTTAGAAATAAACCAGTAGAAGGGTCACCTGCTATGATTAGGGTCATTCCACAGAAGGGGTTGGTACGTAAAATAGGACAGCCAGGTAAGGGGAGGGGACAGCTAGGTAACTGGTTGTATGGAATAGCTGTTATCAAAAACAGTTATGTTGTAATGTGTGATATGAGTAATAATAGGTTGCAATTGTTTGACATAATTACTGGTAAGGATACACAAATTATTGAGTGTAAGAATTTAGATCAACCATGTAAACTTAATTTTGTTGCCATTTCATCCAGTGGTCAAATTTTCTTTACTGATGTTGGCAACAAACAGGTAGATGTGTGTGATGAGAATGGTAAATGGATAAGGTGTTTTGGGAAGGGAGATTGTGAAAATCCAATAGGTATTGCCATTAGTCCTTTGAATGGAAGAGTGTATGTAGCTGATTTTTATGGTGATTGCATTAGAATCTATCAACAAGatggtacatatatcatgtCATTTGGTAGTAAGGGTGATGGAGATGGTCAGTTTAATCACCCCTATGGTGTCAATGTATCAAAGAATGGCAATGTTATTGTAGCTGATCATTATAACAACCGTATACAAGTCTTTGATAGTAATGGGAAATTCCTACACAAGTTTGGCAGAATGGGAAATAATGATGGTCAGCTGAATATACCATGTGGTGTAACCACTGACAGGGATAGGAATATCTATGTCAGTAATTTGGGTAATGGCAAGGTACAAAAGTttgattgccatggtaatttcATATGTCGTATTGACAGTGATGGGGATGGGTTGAAGAGTGTGACCGGTGTCTGTGTTACTGATGATGAGCTATGTCAAGTCATAGTAGTTGACTATGACAATCAATGTATCAGGGTGTATTCACAGTGA